One window from the genome of Artemia franciscana chromosome 12, ASM3288406v1, whole genome shotgun sequence encodes:
- the LOC136034098 gene encoding uncharacterized protein LOC136034098, whose protein sequence is MANFTCHQPYCKIYYPEPSQRLSDEATSSTSLPTASVKNKKIRIVEKPLEKRDVPVEGQTSRRSLVFKPAINYTESIQEVFKNIQKDLANGNSMRLVNSVKLVFQSFNGANINEDVEISGRKPECTKYNEVAGQ, encoded by the exons ATGGCAAATTTCACATGTCATCAACCTTATTGTAAAATATATTATCCCGAACCATCTCAGAGACTTTCTGATGAGGCCACTTCCTCAACAAGCCTACCAACTGCtagtgtaaaaaataaaaaaataaggattgTTGAAAAACCTTTAGAAAAGCGAGATGTTCCAGTCGAAGGTCAAACCAGTCGAAGGTCATTAGTTTTCAAACCAGCCATCAATTATACAGAAAGTATTCaggaagtatttaaaaatattcagaaagatCTTGCCAATGGGAATTCAATGCGGCTGGTTAATAGTGTCAAATTAGTTTTTCAAAGCTTTAATGGTGCCAATATAAATGAAGATGTGGAAATTTCTGGAAGAAAACCTGAGTGCACGAAAT ataatgaagtagctgggcagtaa